A window of Sphingobacterium sp. SRCM116780 contains these coding sequences:
- a CDS encoding OmpH family outer membrane protein, whose protein sequence is MLIIKIRNTNLSQNNFKEATKIKMERMKNLFKGAIAFVAVFFATQLAHAQQKIGHINFAEIIQSTSEFKTAEGQLKTLSDGKTKELQDMYAMYQTKQKEANDKARNRSEANKETVDPELQKLGTELRDIETRINENQRVAQEELNKKEEELLSPIHKKVAEAVTAVSKEKGFAYVFDISSTNIPYFQGGDDLTGAVKTKLGISATATSTPAKK, encoded by the coding sequence TTGTTAATTATTAAAATTAGAAACACAAACTTGTCTCAAAATAATTTTAAAGAGGCAACTAAGATTAAAATGGAAAGAATGAAAAATTTATTTAAAGGTGCAATTGCATTTGTAGCAGTTTTTTTTGCAACTCAGTTAGCTCATGCTCAACAAAAAATTGGACACATCAATTTTGCAGAAATTATCCAGTCAACTTCAGAATTCAAAACAGCGGAAGGTCAATTGAAGACGTTGAGTGATGGAAAAACAAAAGAGCTTCAAGATATGTATGCAATGTATCAAACAAAACAAAAAGAAGCGAATGACAAAGCTCGTAATAGAAGTGAAGCGAATAAAGAAACTGTAGATCCTGAATTACAAAAATTAGGAACAGAGCTACGTGATATTGAAACTCGCATCAACGAAAATCAACGTGTTGCTCAAGAGGAATTAAACAAAAAAGAAGAAGAGTTACTTTCTCCTATTCATAAGAAAGTAGCTGAAGCTGTTACTGCTGTATCAAAAGAAAAAGGTTTTGCTTATGTATTTGATATTTCAAGCACAAACATCCCTTACTTTCAAGGTGGTGATGATTTAACTGGAGCCGTTAAAACTAAATTAGGGATTTCGGCAACTGCTACATCAACCCCAGCTAAAAAATAA
- a CDS encoding isoprenyl transferase, which produces MLLPVIKLVKVKKQNMSTIDHIDRNNLPQHIAIIMDGNGRWAKEKGKLRIFGHQSGVKAVREALEATVKVGVKYLTLYAFSTENWNRPRLEVIALMELLVSSLKKEIKTFQKNGVRLNAIGDLSKLPRNCQEKLEETIALTANNSNCVLTLALSYSSQEEIVQATRKIAEKVVKGALNIEEITTETFQQNLYTSDLPNPDLLIRTSGEYRISNFLLWQIAYAEFCFLDKMWPEFSQEDLFTAILDYQQRERRFGKTSEQI; this is translated from the coding sequence ATGTTATTACCCGTCATCAAACTGGTAAAAGTAAAGAAACAGAACATGAGCACAATAGATCATATTGATAGAAATAATCTTCCCCAACATATAGCCATTATTATGGACGGTAACGGAAGATGGGCTAAAGAAAAGGGCAAACTACGTATTTTTGGACATCAAAGTGGCGTAAAAGCAGTTCGAGAAGCTCTGGAAGCTACCGTTAAAGTTGGTGTTAAATATTTAACTTTATACGCGTTCTCTACTGAAAACTGGAATAGACCTCGATTGGAAGTCATTGCGCTAATGGAATTATTGGTTTCCTCTTTGAAAAAAGAAATCAAGACTTTTCAAAAAAATGGCGTTCGGTTGAATGCCATTGGAGATTTATCTAAACTTCCTAGAAATTGTCAAGAAAAATTGGAAGAGACTATCGCGTTAACAGCAAATAATAGTAATTGCGTATTGACCCTTGCTCTTAGTTACAGTTCCCAAGAAGAAATTGTACAAGCAACAAGAAAAATTGCCGAAAAGGTTGTTAAAGGAGCGTTAAATATAGAAGAAATTACAACAGAGACGTTCCAACAAAATCTATATACATCAGATTTACCCAATCCAGATTTATTAATCCGAACCAGTGGAGAGTACAGAATTAGCAACTTCCTTTTATGGCAGATTGCTTATGCTGAATTCTGCTTTTTAGATAAGATGTGGCCCGAATTTTCACAAGAAGATTTATTCACAGCCATTCTAGACTATCAACAAAGAGAAAGAAGATTTGGAAAAACTAGTGAACAGATCTAA
- a CDS encoding DUF6249 domain-containing protein, whose protein sequence is MESTSAALFISISLVIFGISYYYFTTRHKERMEIIARGLAPDHFKGQSNPLPFLLILGIISIGIALGIAAGVTISFFFPLQKLEIIIFCVFLSLGIALISSYVLLKQIQKRG, encoded by the coding sequence ATGGAAAGTACTTCAGCGGCATTATTTATATCTATATCCTTGGTCATATTTGGGATCAGCTATTATTATTTCACCACTAGGCACAAAGAGCGCATGGAAATTATCGCAAGGGGGCTTGCACCTGATCATTTCAAAGGCCAGTCTAATCCTTTACCTTTTTTACTTATACTAGGAATAATCAGTATCGGAATTGCACTTGGAATTGCAGCAGGTGTCACAATAAGCTTTTTTTTCCCCCTACAAAAACTAGAGATTATTATTTTTTGTGTATTTCTCAGTTTGGGTATAGCACTGATCTCCTCTTATGTCTTATTAAAACAAATACAAAAAAGAGGTTAG
- a CDS encoding RNA polymerase sigma factor, whose product MLFRKIRKEEDYYLKKAILGEREGFEYLVDTYRNLAYTVAFKICGNRENAEEVVQDAFMKAFNALATFRSAAKFSTWLYKIVYHTALTKKSSRCMDSVELNDESGDLVYVLDEKKEFNGLFQADRKEYINLGLAQLVEEERIVVTLHYLGEKSIAEIAEILEIGKSAIKMRLMRGRRKLEESLKGLLKEELKDLL is encoded by the coding sequence ATGCTGTTCAGGAAAATTCGTAAAGAAGAAGATTATTACTTAAAGAAAGCAATTCTCGGTGAAAGGGAAGGTTTTGAATATCTTGTGGATACTTATCGAAACTTGGCTTATACAGTGGCCTTCAAAATTTGCGGGAACAGAGAGAATGCAGAAGAAGTGGTACAGGATGCATTTATGAAGGCTTTTAATGCGTTGGCTACTTTTCGTAGTGCAGCCAAGTTTTCGACTTGGCTTTATAAGATTGTTTACCATACGGCTTTAACGAAAAAAAGCTCAAGATGCATGGATAGTGTAGAGCTTAATGATGAATCGGGTGACTTGGTATATGTTCTGGATGAAAAAAAGGAATTTAATGGTTTGTTTCAAGCTGATCGGAAAGAATATATCAACTTGGGGCTCGCACAACTAGTGGAAGAGGAAAGGATTGTGGTAACACTTCATTATCTGGGAGAAAAAAGTATCGCAGAAATCGCAGAAATACTAGAGATTGGAAAATCTGCAATTAAAATGAGGTTGATGCGAGGAAGAAGAAAACTGGAGGAATCACTTAAAGGTTTATTAAAAGAAGAATTGAAAGATCTGTTATGA
- a CDS encoding (Fe-S)-binding protein — translation MINQLIFALCFISAIVLFAKNARQIYKNIKLGRALNRTDRPKERLKTMLLVAFGQKKMFKKPVPAILHLFVYTGFCIINIEMIEIVIDGLFGTHRFLSFLGDFYAFLISSFEWLAFAVLLGCVVFLIRRNVLHLKRLNSPELKNWPKTDANLILITEILLMTAFLLMNAADQKLQLYGNSHYIVAGSFPISQYLMSLLPSDVSSLILIERTSWWFHILGVLAFLNYLPYSKHLHILLAFPNTYFSNLDPKGKLTNMENVTNEVKAMLDPTFTPPPTDQPIRFGAKDVQDLTWKNLLDAYTCTECGRCTAACPANITGKLLSPRKIMMDTRDRVDEVGKNIQTNGTYVDDGKSLLDSYITREELWACTSCNACVEQCPVNINPLEIIVELRRFSVMEESQAPASINAMFGNVENNGAPWKYSQMDRANWTSQQ, via the coding sequence ATGATTAACCAACTTATATTTGCATTATGCTTCATCAGTGCAATCGTACTGTTTGCCAAAAATGCCAGACAGATATATAAAAACATTAAATTAGGGAGAGCGCTGAACAGGACTGACAGACCTAAAGAACGTCTTAAAACCATGCTATTAGTCGCATTTGGTCAAAAGAAAATGTTTAAAAAACCTGTCCCTGCCATTTTACATCTTTTTGTATACACTGGTTTCTGTATCATCAATATTGAAATGATTGAAATTGTTATTGATGGCTTATTTGGCACACATCGTTTCTTATCCTTTCTAGGTGACTTCTATGCTTTTCTAATTAGCTCATTTGAATGGTTAGCATTTGCTGTATTACTCGGTTGTGTGGTATTTTTAATCCGTAGAAATGTTCTTCATTTAAAACGCTTAAATAGCCCTGAATTAAAAAACTGGCCTAAAACAGATGCTAATTTAATTCTGATAACGGAAATTCTATTGATGACCGCATTCTTATTGATGAATGCTGCTGATCAGAAATTACAACTTTATGGAAATTCACATTACATTGTTGCTGGTTCTTTTCCAATCAGCCAGTATCTAATGTCTCTTCTTCCTTCTGATGTGTCATCGTTGATTTTAATTGAAAGGACAAGTTGGTGGTTTCATATTTTAGGTGTTCTGGCATTTCTTAATTATTTACCTTATTCTAAACACTTACACATTCTGTTAGCATTTCCAAACACGTATTTTTCTAATTTGGATCCTAAAGGGAAACTAACCAATATGGAAAATGTAACAAATGAAGTGAAGGCGATGTTAGATCCAACCTTTACCCCACCTCCTACAGATCAACCAATACGCTTTGGAGCAAAAGATGTACAGGATTTAACCTGGAAAAACTTGTTAGACGCGTACACCTGTACCGAATGTGGTCGATGTACAGCTGCTTGTCCAGCTAATATTACAGGGAAGTTATTATCTCCTAGAAAAATCATGATGGACACAAGAGATCGTGTTGATGAAGTTGGTAAAAACATCCAAACCAATGGAACCTATGTTGATGATGGGAAATCTTTATTAGATAGTTATATCACACGTGAAGAACTGTGGGCATGTACAAGCTGTAATGCCTGTGTAGAGCAATGTCCTGTCAATATTAATCCGCTAGAAATTATTGTGGAGCTTAGGCGATTTTCTGTTATGGAAGAATCACAAGCTCCAGCCAGTATCAACGCGATGTTTGGAAATGTTGAAAATAATGGTGCTCCATGGAAATATTCTCAAATGGATCGTGCAAATTGGACTTCACAACAATAA
- the bamA gene encoding outer membrane protein assembly factor BamA, with protein sequence MKRILFVILFLACTQTQFAQAQVNGTAINLNDPTQISYLSPKDYIIGGVTVSGTQHLDNNVLITISKLVVGQYIEVPSEATSNVVKVMMAQGLFDDVQLWAEKIEGETIFLNIRVVERPRLTRIDINGLSKSQTEEVRKRLNDNAGKVVNENLINTTRNTIQRFLKEKAYLYPEIKISTLKDTTQTNNEILVADVDRKNKVRVQKINFTGNKEFSQKQLRKNLKGVKQKTWYRIFGPGKFKEEKYKEAKETLVSKLQAKGFRDAEVLKDSVIKVDDKNVIVDIEVYEGPKYYVGNIKWSGNAKYTDTVLNRILGIRKGDVFSEEKLTTKLMGPSRNSDDISSLYMNDGYLTFSIDPEQTRIYNDTVDLNLRVYEGAQYTINNVLVKGNDVTNDRVVLRSIRTKPGQKFSKELIMQSVREIAQLGNFDEQKTNPLPINLNHAEGTVDILYNVAEKPSDQVELSGGYGAGQIIGTLGLTFNNFSTSNFFDKSSWKPLPRGDGQKLSIRGQTSGKRYQSYSFSFSEPWLGGKKPIYFGLSAYTSSSSYGGFNYYTGEQVVKDSELNRIWMSGVTATLGKRLQWPDNWFQANTSLSFQRYKLQNYANYFLFDNGTAYNINLTQEFSRNTIDAPIYPTSGSNLKFSVQLTPPYSLFNDINYQTADNNVKYKWTEYHKWKFDSQWYAKIAGKLVFKAQAQFGFLGRYSNKTDISTFERFKVGGDGMQGFDFLQGSEIIAMRGYANGVIIPEGTQNVNIARNSGSPIYTKYQMELRHPVMLNEQATVFVLAFAEAGNTWNKFSEYNPFKVRRSVGVGARIFLPIFGMLGIDYGHAFDPIPGLPSSTWKQNFTFSIMQNMGGF encoded by the coding sequence ATGAAGCGCATACTATTTGTTATATTATTTTTAGCATGTACCCAAACACAATTCGCACAAGCTCAAGTGAATGGAACTGCTATAAACCTGAATGACCCTACACAAATAAGTTATTTATCCCCGAAAGACTATATTATTGGTGGTGTTACAGTTTCTGGAACACAGCATCTTGATAACAATGTGTTAATTACGATATCAAAACTTGTCGTTGGTCAATACATTGAAGTTCCGAGTGAAGCAACATCAAATGTTGTAAAAGTTATGATGGCACAAGGTCTTTTTGATGATGTGCAATTATGGGCTGAAAAAATTGAAGGTGAAACTATTTTTCTAAATATACGCGTAGTTGAAAGACCTCGTTTAACACGTATAGATATTAATGGTTTAAGTAAAAGTCAAACTGAAGAAGTTCGCAAAAGATTAAATGACAATGCTGGAAAAGTAGTTAATGAAAACTTAATTAACACAACCCGCAATACCATCCAACGATTTTTAAAAGAGAAAGCCTATCTATATCCTGAAATTAAAATCAGCACCTTAAAGGATACTACACAAACGAATAATGAAATATTGGTAGCAGATGTTGATCGTAAAAATAAAGTTCGCGTACAAAAAATTAATTTTACAGGTAATAAAGAATTTAGTCAAAAACAACTTCGTAAAAATCTGAAAGGTGTTAAACAAAAAACTTGGTATCGCATATTTGGCCCAGGTAAGTTTAAAGAAGAAAAATATAAAGAGGCAAAGGAAACATTAGTTTCTAAACTACAAGCGAAAGGATTCCGCGATGCTGAAGTTCTCAAAGATTCAGTTATCAAAGTTGACGATAAAAATGTAATCGTAGATATTGAGGTTTATGAAGGTCCAAAGTATTATGTTGGTAATATCAAATGGTCTGGAAATGCCAAATATACAGATACTGTATTAAATAGAATCTTAGGTATACGTAAAGGTGATGTATTCAGCGAAGAGAAATTAACGACCAAACTAATGGGGCCATCGCGTAATAGTGATGATATTTCATCCTTATATATGAATGATGGTTATTTAACATTTTCTATTGATCCTGAACAAACTAGAATATATAACGACACGGTTGACTTAAACCTTCGCGTATATGAAGGAGCACAATACACGATTAACAATGTATTGGTTAAAGGTAATGATGTGACAAATGACAGAGTTGTATTACGTTCTATTCGTACCAAGCCAGGTCAAAAGTTTTCAAAAGAGCTCATTATGCAATCCGTTCGTGAAATCGCACAATTAGGTAATTTTGATGAACAAAAAACAAACCCTCTTCCAATAAACTTAAACCATGCTGAAGGAACAGTTGATATCTTATATAATGTTGCAGAAAAACCTTCTGACCAAGTTGAATTATCAGGTGGTTATGGTGCTGGACAAATTATTGGTACATTAGGTTTAACCTTCAATAACTTCTCAACAAGTAACTTCTTTGACAAAAGTTCTTGGAAACCACTTCCTCGAGGAGATGGTCAAAAATTAAGTATTCGTGGACAAACTTCAGGTAAACGTTATCAATCGTATAGTTTCTCATTTTCAGAACCTTGGTTAGGTGGTAAGAAACCAATCTACTTTGGATTAAGTGCTTATACTTCGAGTTCTTCTTATGGTGGATTCAATTATTATACAGGAGAACAAGTCGTAAAAGATTCGGAGTTAAATCGTATTTGGATGTCCGGTGTAACCGCAACTTTAGGTAAGCGTTTACAATGGCCAGATAACTGGTTCCAAGCAAATACTTCTTTATCATTCCAACGTTATAAATTACAGAATTATGCAAACTATTTCTTGTTTGATAATGGTACAGCTTATAATATCAACTTAACACAGGAATTCAGCCGCAATACCATCGATGCACCTATCTATCCAACTTCAGGGTCTAATCTTAAGTTCTCGGTGCAATTGACACCTCCTTATTCTTTATTTAATGACATTAACTATCAAACTGCTGATAATAATGTTAAATACAAATGGACAGAATACCACAAATGGAAATTTGATTCACAATGGTATGCAAAGATTGCTGGTAAATTGGTCTTCAAGGCACAAGCACAATTTGGTTTCTTAGGACGTTATTCTAACAAAACTGATATCTCTACATTTGAGCGTTTCAAAGTTGGTGGTGATGGTATGCAGGGTTTTGACTTCTTACAAGGATCGGAAATTATTGCAATGCGTGGATATGCAAATGGTGTGATTATCCCAGAAGGAACACAAAATGTTAATATAGCAAGAAACTCAGGAAGTCCTATTTATACGAAATACCAAATGGAGCTAAGACATCCTGTGATGTTAAATGAGCAAGCAACAGTTTTTGTGTTAGCTTTTGCAGAGGCTGGTAATACTTGGAATAAATTTTCTGAATATAATCCATTCAAAGTAAGACGTTCTGTTGGTGTTGGTGCACGTATTTTCTTACCTATCTTTGGTATGTTGGGTATTGATTATGGTCATGCATTTGATCCAATTCCAGGATTACCTAGCAGTACTTGGAAGCAAAACTTTACATTTAGTATCATGCAAAACATGGGAGGATTTTAA
- a CDS encoding serine hydrolase → MKTSLQALLCLIFSILAPAITLGQANNYLFDSLATDELPKNSPGTVIYISRGDQLLYKKAFGKANIELDVDMKTEDVFRLGSITKQFTACAILKLMEQGKLSLTDDIHKYIPDFPQKNEAISIEALLTHTSGVINYTGLPSFTEELKRKNLSPKQLVDLFKDEPLEYKPGTDYKYSNSGYILLGYIIEKVTGKPYGEYIEETIFKALGMNNSYYDSPTKLIDGRVSGYTQRNGHYQNSDYLNMTLPYAAGSLAANPADIQKWYSALYNGQFLQPESLKKAYSSYRLSNGRLTGYGYGWEIGNVQGSASVKHVGVVNGFFTYVAYLPEENLLISIFRNCDSPTDLDILASKMLAVALGKPYDYKPITMTDAKLETYQGVYKLENGGEYTIRLQDGNLMYYNLGGLRTRLIPYEKDHFVLDNSLTIFNFNKDSFGRINGFTIKGTGLPNKGNRKNIKVVAQKKIRIPFKLLQRYIGRYQFNPGPIFEVVTDNNKLFGQVGNDRKELVPFAEHEFFARDLDASIIFNVDAKGNVISLTKIQNTEMIAKKF, encoded by the coding sequence ATGAAAACATCATTACAGGCATTGCTGTGCCTTATCTTTTCTATCCTTGCACCTGCAATTACCCTAGGGCAAGCCAACAATTATTTATTTGACTCATTGGCCACCGACGAACTTCCAAAGAACTCTCCAGGCACCGTAATTTACATTTCTCGAGGTGATCAGCTACTTTATAAAAAAGCTTTTGGCAAGGCAAACATCGAACTCGATGTGGACATGAAAACGGAGGATGTATTCCGCCTCGGATCGATCACCAAACAGTTTACAGCCTGTGCAATCTTGAAGTTGATGGAACAAGGGAAATTATCACTTACTGATGATATCCACAAATACATCCCAGATTTTCCACAAAAAAATGAAGCCATCTCTATTGAAGCTCTATTGACACATACTTCTGGAGTAATAAACTATACTGGATTGCCCAGTTTCACCGAAGAATTAAAACGAAAGAATTTAAGTCCTAAACAACTTGTGGATCTTTTTAAAGATGAACCTCTAGAATATAAACCAGGAACAGACTACAAATATTCTAACTCAGGCTACATACTGTTGGGCTATATTATAGAAAAAGTTACAGGAAAACCATATGGAGAATATATCGAAGAGACTATTTTTAAGGCTTTAGGGATGAATAATTCGTATTACGATAGCCCCACCAAACTGATCGATGGTAGGGTTTCAGGATATACACAGAGAAACGGACATTATCAAAACTCGGATTATCTAAACATGACCTTACCTTATGCTGCGGGTTCGTTGGCTGCTAACCCAGCGGACATTCAAAAATGGTACAGCGCTTTATATAATGGTCAGTTTTTACAACCCGAATCTCTAAAAAAAGCATACTCCTCTTATAGACTCAGCAATGGGCGGTTAACAGGTTATGGATATGGTTGGGAGATCGGCAATGTACAAGGAAGTGCAAGCGTTAAGCATGTTGGGGTAGTAAATGGTTTTTTTACTTATGTAGCCTATCTGCCAGAGGAAAACTTATTAATATCTATTTTTAGAAATTGCGACAGTCCTACTGATTTGGACATCCTTGCATCCAAAATGCTAGCTGTTGCTTTGGGAAAGCCTTATGATTATAAACCAATAACCATGACAGATGCTAAGTTGGAAACCTATCAGGGAGTATACAAGCTGGAAAATGGTGGTGAATACACCATCAGACTACAAGACGGAAACCTCATGTATTATAACCTTGGTGGTTTAAGAACCCGCTTGATCCCTTATGAAAAAGATCATTTCGTATTAGATAATAGCCTGACTATTTTCAATTTTAATAAAGACTCTTTTGGGAGGATAAATGGTTTTACGATCAAAGGTACTGGGCTACCTAACAAGGGGAATCGTAAAAACATTAAGGTCGTAGCGCAAAAGAAAATCAGGATACCGTTCAAGTTGTTGCAACGTTATATAGGTAGATATCAGTTTAATCCAGGACCTATTTTTGAAGTAGTTACAGATAACAATAAACTATTCGGACAAGTTGGAAACGATAGAAAAGAATTAGTTCCTTTCGCGGAACATGAATTTTTCGCTAGGGATTTGGATGCTTCCATCATCTTTAATGTCGATGCCAAAGGTAATGTTATTAGTCTGACCAAAATCCAAAATACTGAAATGATCGCTAAGAAATTTTAA
- a CDS encoding OmpH family outer membrane protein, translated as MKKIVLLIAFVVVTVSTTFAQQFAYVDSEYILKHIPEYTSAQKQLDDLSQKWQQEVDQQYAEIERLYKAYQNDQVLLNEDMRKRREDEIVKKEKEVKDYQKQKFGFEGELYKQRIQLVQPIQGRVTKAIQDLAASQGIDIVLDKGQEATFLYANPKLDKSNEVITKLGFKPNATLAK; from the coding sequence ATGAAAAAAATAGTTTTATTAATAGCATTTGTTGTAGTTACCGTGTCAACTACTTTTGCACAGCAGTTTGCTTATGTAGATTCAGAATATATTTTAAAACATATTCCTGAATATACGTCCGCTCAGAAACAATTAGATGATCTATCCCAAAAATGGCAACAAGAAGTAGATCAGCAATATGCAGAAATTGAAAGATTATATAAGGCTTATCAAAATGACCAAGTTTTATTAAACGAAGATATGCGTAAACGTCGTGAGGATGAGATTGTGAAAAAAGAAAAAGAGGTAAAAGATTATCAAAAGCAAAAATTTGGTTTTGAAGGTGAATTATATAAACAACGTATTCAATTAGTACAACCCATCCAAGGACGTGTAACAAAAGCAATTCAAGATTTAGCGGCATCTCAAGGAATAGATATTGTATTAGACAAAGGTCAAGAAGCAACATTCCTATATGCCAATCCGAAACTCGATAAAAGTAATGAAGTCATTACTAAATTAGGTTTTAAACCTAATGCAACACTTGCAAAGTAA
- a CDS encoding (Fe-S)-binding protein has translation MENELHVPTMAELMAKGETADILFWVGCAGSFDERAQKITRDICRILQHVGIKYAILGTEESCTGDPAKRSGNEFLFQMQAMMNIQVLDGYEVKKIVTACPHCFNTLKNEYPALGGNYELIHHTQLIQSLIDEGKLKPADGHAFQGKKITYHDPCYLGRANEVYEAPRKVLESLDAQLIELKRCKSNGLCCGAGGGQMFKEPEKGTKDINIERIEEVINSQATIVAAACPFCMTMLKDGVKIKEKEQEIEVLDIAEITVRANNI, from the coding sequence ATGGAAAACGAATTACATGTCCCAACAATGGCCGAACTAATGGCTAAAGGTGAAACCGCAGATATTCTTTTTTGGGTAGGTTGTGCAGGAAGTTTTGATGAAAGAGCTCAAAAAATAACCCGTGATATTTGTCGTATCCTTCAACATGTAGGAATAAAATATGCGATATTGGGTACAGAAGAAAGCTGTACCGGTGACCCGGCCAAACGATCAGGAAATGAATTTTTGTTTCAAATGCAAGCAATGATGAACATTCAAGTTTTGGATGGTTATGAAGTCAAAAAGATTGTAACAGCTTGTCCACATTGTTTCAATACGCTAAAGAACGAATACCCGGCATTGGGAGGAAACTATGAATTGATTCATCATACCCAGTTAATCCAAAGTTTAATTGACGAAGGAAAATTAAAACCTGCCGATGGTCATGCCTTTCAGGGCAAAAAGATAACGTACCATGATCCTTGTTATTTAGGTCGTGCTAATGAAGTCTATGAAGCCCCTAGAAAAGTACTAGAAAGTTTAGATGCACAATTGATCGAATTAAAGAGATGTAAGAGCAATGGACTTTGTTGTGGCGCTGGTGGTGGACAGATGTTCAAAGAACCCGAGAAAGGCACAAAAGACATCAACATCGAACGTATAGAAGAAGTAATCAATAGCCAGGCTACAATTGTTGCTGCTGCCTGTCCATTTTGTATGACGATGTTAAAAGATGGGGTAAAGATCAAGGAGAAGGAACAAGAAATAGAAGTTCTGGATATCGCAGAAATAACGGTAAGAGCCAATAACATATAA
- a CDS encoding exopolyphosphatase, translating into MRYAAIDIGSNAVRLLIADIIQEKEGFSFKKNTLLRVPLRLGDDAFIHHKLSPKKAENLVKTMRAFRELMDVYNVEDYMACATSAMRDVDNGPEVVKQVREIGINIDIIDGTKEAEIIYNSHLNTEMDLDKVYLYIDVGGGSTELSLFANAKLVNSKSFNLGTIRILDNQDEQETWEDMKEWVVNNTKMYKQVYGIGTGGNINKLSRLASEKADKPISYAKLKALYHYLTSYSLKERITQLGLNDDRADVIIPATEIFMTIMRYGHLKQIMVPRVGLVDGVIQTLIKKNLLK; encoded by the coding sequence GTGAGGTATGCTGCGATCGATATTGGTTCAAATGCTGTTAGGCTTTTAATTGCTGATATTATTCAAGAAAAAGAAGGTTTTTCTTTTAAAAAAAATACACTGCTACGCGTTCCATTACGTCTAGGCGATGATGCTTTTATCCATCACAAATTATCACCGAAGAAGGCTGAAAATTTGGTTAAAACAATGCGTGCATTTCGTGAACTTATGGACGTTTATAACGTAGAAGATTATATGGCCTGTGCAACATCTGCTATGCGTGATGTAGACAATGGGCCAGAAGTCGTTAAACAAGTTCGTGAGATCGGTATTAATATCGATATTATTGATGGAACGAAAGAAGCAGAAATTATCTATAATAGCCATTTGAATACTGAAATGGATTTAGATAAGGTTTACCTATATATAGATGTTGGAGGTGGTAGTACAGAATTATCACTATTTGCTAACGCTAAATTGGTCAATTCAAAATCCTTTAATTTAGGCACCATTCGTATTTTAGATAACCAAGATGAACAAGAAACTTGGGAAGATATGAAAGAATGGGTTGTGAATAATACGAAGATGTACAAACAAGTATATGGTATTGGTACAGGTGGAAATATCAATAAACTATCTCGTTTAGCAAGTGAAAAAGCGGATAAACCGATTTCCTATGCAAAGTTGAAAGCCCTGTATCATTATTTGACTTCTTATTCATTAAAAGAACGTATTACGCAATTGGGGTTGAACGATGATCGTGCCGATGTAATTATTCCTGCTACAGAAATTTTTATGACGATCATGCGATACGGTCATTTAAAACAAATCATGGTACCTCGCGTGGGCTTAGTGGACGGTGTGATTCAAACATTAATAAAAAAGAATCTACTGAAGTAG